tCATTTGTTATGACAAGTGCGCACTAACAGgcctattgatttttttctgacAGAAACTTAATCGTCAAACGTACCTAGAGatcgcaaaatttttctctatttcTTTCTAAAAATTCGATTTAAACAAAGAATAAATCCGctctaaagttaaaaaaaaaaactaaaacaaaacattttcataatttcatCATTGAACTGTAGGCAAAGAACTAATTCTGATTAGTTCtcctaaaatttaaaagatttatagatgaaaaaaattaaaacgaaCTTGTAATTTGcttaatttttcttcactaTCAAAACTTTCTAcgctattatttaaaatttattttacataatgATTAGTTAACTACCatttaaagtaaatataaaattgaatgcATTTACAACTTACGGTTTCAAATTCAGAGCTCCTAAAAGATCAACAATGACAGATAAGTCGTTCATTCTAACCGCAGAATCAATGGCAGACTTGATATCTTTATTATGCCAaaacgaataaataatttgaagagatttttgacgatttgtTAAAACCATCATCATAGAATCATGTCCTCTGGTTATACTACTGATAACTTCAATTTCTGATATTTCAGTTAATCTCTGGCTATACCCAAGTCTTCCCAATCCTGCAAGGTTATTTGGTAAGAAGTCTTCCATCTCTAAACCAATTGGTTTATCTGATATTATTGGCACAAATTCATCGTTCTCAATTGTTTCAATAGGCCTTGGTTGTGATGTTCTTATATCTACTTTTAGACTAGGAGGTACTTGAGcgcgattattttttttaacagctaATAGGTTTCTAGCTGATAGTGGTCCAGagttgataaaatttcgaGCTATTGAATTTGATCGGGTTTGCCCAGTATTTGGTCGATTTAAAGCCGGATCTGAAGGACTGTGTCTTATATTAGTGTTTATTTTCACTGGAAAATCACTTTCATAACCATGTTCACTGTCTTGACAGCTACTTTGTCgtttgaaaaaatgttttggaGAATCTGGACTTGGTGCACGACTTTTCGATTTTCCATCACCTCCGACAACTGGAGCGACTGCTGCCATCGGTGCAACTCGAGATGTCAAAGTAGAATTTGATCTTTGAGGCCCCATAGGTTgatgaatatttgaattattaggCGTAGGTTTTTTTCCAGTGAATGGTGTGATGCTTTGTCTTAAAGGTGGAATTTgcgcaaaatttttaacatttctaccaatactattatttatacactgtgaatttaatttaacttgaCTGCTTGAATGAATCAAGTGTCTTTGAACGGGAGGTGATGATTTTATAGAACTGTTGCGAACAGACACAGGTTTTGTAAATAACGTCGATGGCTCTAATGAACTTGAAGATGTTAAATTATCTACAGTACTTAATTCTTCCGTTGTATTCAGATTTGTCATTGAAGTACTGAGATTGTGAATAATTTGTGGTTGTGTAGGATCTATAAAAcaagaataaatattacattacagtaaaaaaaaaaaaattatcaagtctCTCAAGATACTTAAAAGATAAACAACTATATAGAATACCAATCATACATAGAACATATCAAAcatgtaatattaaaaaaatgcattcaCAGTTAAAAACGATTGTCAATGTACAAAACGTAAAAACATTTATTCCTTACCAAAATCATGAGGCCTTGCAGCAGTCTCAGGCTTTGGTGGAGGTGTCCGAGACACTAAAACATAACATGCAATTCATGCGCATTCACAAAAAGTATATAACTCAAATATAATGCCCAAAATTAGTAACATTaagattgtttataaaaaaatttagtactcaaattattttagacCACAAAACAATACAGTTTcaacattataattttaaacatctATGCTTACATGAACGATGAGGTTGAAAAATATCTTCGCAATTAGCTAAAGAAGGTAATTCAACAGGCCGAATTTCGTCTTCAGGCTCAAATCCTAATTTATCATGTCCCTCTTCGATAGTTGTTTTTACATTCACTCTAAAtagaaacaataataaaaaatagttagtaaaaaattcattataacAGTATCGTCATTAATACTTACAaaggttttttaaaattttcttttgtaaaacttCTCCTTGTTGGATTTCCATGAGCAAATGGTGAAGATGATTgagaaaaattagtaaaaggcgctattttttttaaatcacaaaCAAATAACATCACATTGGAACCATTAAAACTTGCACCAATCAATTGAGTTTGTGCGATAGCAATATCTTGAATTTTACCCCAGTTCGTAGGTATTGTATCCAATGTTCGTGCTGGTTCCCAACAATGTATTTTCAAAAGATCTTGACTTCCAGTAAACAAACATTCTCCACCTTGACTAAAATGAAGACATCTTATTGTTGATGAATTAGGTTCAGTGGAAGATACCAATTGAAAGGATTCCAAATCCCAAAAATGAACTGTCTTATCTAAACTTCCACTGGCAAGTAAAAATTCATGAGGATGAAATTCAACAGTTGTTGCTGCTCTTCGGTGTTCTGTAAACTCTTTTAACTGTCGCCCTGCCCTCAAATCCCATAACTTAACCATACCTTCTTCTCCTGCACTAGCGATCCATTGTCCATCAGGACTAAATTTCAAACTATTAACTATTTCATCATGGCCTTTGTAAGTAAAAATACAACCTTTTCTCCTGATGTCCCACAATTTAATTCCAGTATCCAAACTTcctgatgataataattctcCATACGGATGAAAATCCATACACTTTATTGCAGCTTTATGTCCCGTAAGTGTCCTAGCTAATTTCGCATGTTCCAAATCCCATATTTTTAAAGCTCCAGTTTGAGAACCAGCACAAACAAGGTCTTCAGTTTGCCCAAAACGTACACATTCGATAGGAGTAGTATGCCCACTTAGGCTCATTATACAATTTTGTTTTCCTACTGCCCACAAATTAACTTTCTTATCATCTCCGCCAGTCACTAAAACTCTTCCCGATTTGTGACCTAGTGCAAGACAATTAACGTTCGAAGTATGAGCAGTAAAATCTTCtgtaaaatgataataattattagtatagtaaaaataaagtagataaaaaatttacagatgtATGTttgcataaatatatatagacatACACGTAGTTATATGCATATAAATACGCGAATCATTATGTAAATCGAAATAAGATTAATTAGAAATTGGACCCATTTTACTTACGGAGTTTCCAAGATTTTTTAGTTGACGTAGCCATTCTACTAGaattataattcaattgtaCACTAAATTCATTTGATGAAAACAATAAACTTAACGTAAAAGCCAAGAAcaacaaaattatctttattagTAAAGTTTGGCtgcataattaattatttacaattacaatatatggtcaatataattttttaggcGAATTTAGGATGAGAacataataacaacaataagtCATAAACTGCAGTCTCTTTCTTGAGATACGCtcaagatttttataaatttaatacaattatCCTTTGctgcattttatttttttaatccactCATTGGTGGGTAGCACGAAGTCAAGTGACGTGTTGATTGAATTGAGAAAATATTAAGTGGAAACTTATATTTAAGATCACTTGAGATACTATTAAATAGCTTGAGGTTGAGATCGTAAAAAATCTCGATCACAATACCATCAGACCCGAGGCAAGAGTATTTTACTATACACAGAACAAAAATTAAGGCCGATAATTCCCGAAGCTGGTTTTCTCCTCGTTATAGGAACTAAACAGATACGATGCCTATAGCCTCCATACTCGCTGCTGCCTGCTGCTCGTATGTACCTGATATTCACATTGTTGCATGTACTTCGAAGTCGAGTCGTTAGATGTCATATTTGTCGTTTTTTCATggtaaaacattaaaattttcctcTTTAGTCgttttttaataagtattaataatatacaCACTTAGCTAATAAATTGTTAAGTAATCATTATTAATGTAAACTTAAACTTGTCTCACCATATAAAGACAGTTGTTCtgttgtaaaattattatgaatttaattagCTTTGTCGTATACCCTAAAAAGGATTTTActcaaataagtttttttttatatataagtattaatattaatcatgGAAATAtttcagattatttttttttcaaacagaATAATTTGATGGATATTTGTAACAGTTTATAATTGActttaaagattattattaaaaattttataaaaacctGAGCATTAGAAACATGATGAATATATTGAAATATTCACGtcttattcaaatttctaacACTCAGTCCTTGGTTACTTATATACAAGGTCAGTCGCCAAAATCTCGCATAcgagaatatttttattttatcaatcatCAAGGAATGgtatatacatattattaaagtatttagtatttattttacttttattaatgttttttattctcatttaCAGTTATTTTTAGATGATGCtcggatgaaaaattttacatcttGTTTTAAAGGTAATAGTATCAGTTTGGTTCCAGTAAAATTTTAGGTCTTAATTGTTTGTAGAGGTATAAATTCATGTATTTGTTGTGaaaaacaaatgaatgaaACTTTTCGATTTAAAATTCAAGTTATATCAACATTTTTTGGTTTgcaattttgatatttaacaaaatttttttattacaaaaattttttaatcagtactTTAAAAAGGAATAATTCTCTGACTGTATTCGAATTActcattaattttgaatttatttattgtcaataatttacaacattatgaaaacaaaacaatttctaaaagaaatttagagatttcaaaaagatttttaacaaatatccatggatgtgtaaaaaaaattttttgacgttggacataaaattatagaaaaattgaaagtagtgtaaagttttttttttctcttaagaATAATCatgacaaatatttaaatacagTCGCGTCTCGTTATGAAtcccattttttttcttttttttaaccagACTCGCGTTAATATAAGAGACACTAAGGAgcagtttttcaatcaataattaaaatttaattatcattattaatatatctatatgcatcataaatatatatatatatatatatatatatatatatatatatatatatatatatatatatatatatatatatatatatattcacaaTGATAGTTTAATTGTAactattgattgaaaaactggccctaatAGGATTCATAACGAGACGcgtctgtattttttttctagaaaaaaaatttcttacgttttttttcaaacgaCTTAAGATAAATGATACAAATCGGTATGCTAATGATTTTCCATATTTATCATTATGTggcaaagaaataaattatgtaagATGTGATAATTTGCCAATAGTTTTTACTCATATAATTCAATACAAAAATGGTTCAGACTTTTTAAGTTATGGCTATGGAGAAGATTCTTTAATGgttcgtattttttttttttattgcttttgataatttattttgtattttattcaaaagaaTACTATAAAGTAGTTGACATGAAATAGGTATCATTTGAGccaaataaactatttatgaACATTCAAACTGGCAAAGTTTATCATCCAGGACCAATAACAGCAAATGGAATAGGTCTTGTCAGATCAAAACTCGGTATAGAATTAAGTTCATACTTTGAATTTGACAATGGTGAGAACCAAGCCCCTACACATTTTAATTGGAATGGAACAAGACATTCTCTGGAGGAACAATGGTATCGAGATAAACttcatttgttgaaaaataatactgAGATATAACTTTTTCCActattagtaatttaaaagttattaacactctgattaataatcttatagtataaaaaatatatgaatgaTGAAAATAATCTTGTCTGTTTCCAGAAAGAATGaagatttctttaatttatactttttatacTCTCCCTCgtagttatttataaaaataatcgtCAGATaacaaagttattatttagtttcagttgatagataaaaaaaagaaaattcggaaaaaatcAGTGTTGAAAACGATACAAAATcgttatttatacatatttttatttttttgttaatcttATCATAAGAtagaaatatcaaaaattcgaGCTGTGCCATCATCAGATgttgttaaaattttgttttgagtcctaaaacaaaataatacagATCATgaatcacaataaaaaaaaaattaaaatgaaaaaaaaagttcaataattACTTGGCAAtgtttaaatcaagaatactTCTAGAATGTCCATAAAGTACTTTGAGACATTGACTCGTTCTTGCATCGTAAAATCTTACGATGCCATCTAAGCCAGCTGTACACAACAATGACGAATTTCCTATCCATTCAAGTTTAACAATACCACTTTCTTGAGTTATTTTATGTCG
The sequence above is drawn from the Cotesia glomerata isolate CgM1 linkage group LG4, MPM_Cglom_v2.3, whole genome shotgun sequence genome and encodes:
- the LOC123263408 gene encoding UPF0598 protein CG30010, whose amino-acid sequence is MYFEVESLDVIFVVFSCTQSLVTYIQGQSPKSRIREYFYFINHQGMLFLDDARMKNFTSCFKEKKFLTFFFKRLKINDTNRYANDFPYLSLCGKEINYVRCDNLPIVFTHIIQYKNGSDFLSYGYGEDSLMVSFEPNKLFMNIQTGKVYHPGPITANGIGLVRSKLGIELSSYFEFDNGENQAPTHFNWNGTRHSLEEQWYRDKLHLLKNNTEI
- the LOC123263367 gene encoding katanin p80 WD40 repeat-containing subunit B1 isoform X1: MATSTKKSWKLQDFTAHTSNVNCLALGHKSGRVLVTGGDDKKVNLWAVGKQNCIMSLSGHTTPIECVRFGQTEDLVCAGSQTGALKIWDLEHAKLARTLTGHKAAIKCMDFHPYGELLSSGSLDTGIKLWDIRRKGCIFTYKGHDEIVNSLKFSPDGQWIASAGEEGMVKLWDLRAGRQLKEFTEHRRAATTVEFHPHEFLLASGSLDKTVHFWDLESFQLVSSTEPNSSTIRCLHFSQGGECLFTGSQDLLKIHCWEPARTLDTIPTNWGKIQDIAIAQTQLIGASFNGSNVMLFVCDLKKIAPFTNFSQSSSPFAHGNPTRRSFTKENFKKPLVNVKTTIEEGHDKLGFEPEDEIRPVELPSLANCEDIFQPHRSLSRTPPPKPETAARPHDFDPTQPQIIHNLSTSMTNLNTTEELSTVDNLTSSSSLEPSTLFTKPVSVRNSSIKSSPPVQRHLIHSSSQVKLNSQCINNSIGRNVKNFAQIPPLRQSITPFTGKKPTPNNSNIHQPMGPQRSNSTLTSRVAPMAAVAPVVGGDGKSKSRAPSPDSPKHFFKRQSSCQDSEHGYESDFPVKINTNIRHSPSDPALNRPNTGQTRSNSIARNFINSGPLSARNLLAVKKNNRAQVPPSLKVDIRTSQPRPIETIENDEFVPIISDKPIGLEMEDFLPNNLAGLGRLGYSQRLTEISEIEVISSITRGHDSMMMVLTNRQKSLQIIYSFWHNKDIKSAIDSAVRMNDLSVIVDLLGALNLKPTVWNLDVCNLLLRPITELIQSKYEMYVTVGCTALKLILRNFAPVIKSNVEAPLHTIGVDVSREERYHKCLSCYEKLEAMRTLIKKKQMSSGQVGSSFREINVLMNTLV
- the LOC123263367 gene encoding katanin p80 WD40 repeat-containing subunit B1 isoform X2, whose amino-acid sequence is MATSTKKSWKLQDFTAHTSNVNCLALGHKSGRVLVTGGDDKKVNLWAVGKQNCIMSLSGHTTPIECVRFGQTEDLVCAGSQTGALKIWDLEHAKLARTLTGHKAAIKCMDFHPYGELLSSGSLDTGIKLWDIRRKGCIFTYKGHDEIVNSLKFSPDGQWIASAGEEGMVKLWDLRAGRQLKEFTEHRRAATTVEFHPHEFLLASGSLDKTVHFWDLESFQLVSSTEPNSSTIRCLHFSQGGECLFTGSQDLLKIHCWEPARTLDTIPTNWGKIQDIAIAQTQLIGASFNGSNVMLFVCDLKKIAPFTNFSQSSSPFAHGNPTRRSFTKENFKKPLVNVKTTIEEGHDKLGFEPEDEIRPVELPSLANCEDIFQPHRSYPTQPQIIHNLSTSMTNLNTTEELSTVDNLTSSSSLEPSTLFTKPVSVRNSSIKSSPPVQRHLIHSSSQVKLNSQCINNSIGRNVKNFAQIPPLRQSITPFTGKKPTPNNSNIHQPMGPQRSNSTLTSRVAPMAAVAPVVGGDGKSKSRAPSPDSPKHFFKRQSSCQDSEHGYESDFPVKINTNIRHSPSDPALNRPNTGQTRSNSIARNFINSGPLSARNLLAVKKNNRAQVPPSLKVDIRTSQPRPIETIENDEFVPIISDKPIGLEMEDFLPNNLAGLGRLGYSQRLTEISEIEVISSITRGHDSMMMVLTNRQKSLQIIYSFWHNKDIKSAIDSAVRMNDLSVIVDLLGALNLKPTVWNLDVCNLLLRPITELIQSKYEMYVTVGCTALKLILRNFAPVIKSNVEAPLHTIGVDVSREERYHKCLSCYEKLEAMRTLIKKKQMSSGQVGSSFREINVLMNTLV